CTGCTGCGCGATCTCGCCGATGCGGCGCGGGCGATCAAGGACATGCAGGTGCGCGGCGCGCCACTGATCGGCGTCACCGCGGCTTTCGGCCTGGCGCTTGCCCTGCGCGCCGATTCTTCCGACGCCGGCATGGCCAAAGCGGCGGAAGTCTTGCGCGCGACGCGGCCGACGGCGGTCAATCTCGCCTGGGCCCTGGCGCGGATGACTGAATTTCTCCAGCAAATGCCCGACGAGCTGCGCCGCGACGCCGCTTTCGCCTTCGCCAGACATCTGGCCGAGAAGGATATCGCCTGCAACGAGGCGATCGGCGACCACGGACTGGCGCTGATCCGCGCGGCGGCGGAAAAACGCAACGGCGCGCCGGTGCGCATCCTCACCCATTGCAACGCCGGCTGGCTCGCCACCGTCGACTGGGGCACCGCGACCGCGCCGATCTACAAGGCCCAGGCGGCGGGCGTCCCCCTCCATGTCTTCGTGGACGAGACGCGTCCGCGCAACCAGGGCGCCTCGCTCACCGCTTTTGAGCTCGGCCAGCAGAGGGTTCCGCACACCCTCATCGTCGATAACGCCGGCGGCCATCTGATGCAGCGCGGCGAGATCGACCTGGCGATCGTCGGCGCCGACCGCATCGCCGCCAATGGCGACGTCTGCAACAAGATCGGCACTTATCTGAAAGCCCTTGCCGCCCGCGACTGCGGCCTGCCCTTCTATGTCGCCGCCCCGGTCTCGACCCTCGACCCCGCGCTCGCCGAAGGCGGCCTGATCCCGATCGAGGAGCGCGCGCAGGAAGAGGTCACGATCATGCCCGGCCTGGCGGCGAATGGCGAGGTGGTTGCGGTGCGGATCGCGCCGAAAGACACGCCGGCGCGCAACCCCGGCTTCGACGTCACCCCAGCACGGCTCGTGAGCGGGATCATCACCGAAAAAGGCGTGTTTGAAGCGAGCAAGGAAGCTTT
This genomic interval from Candidatus Rhodoblastus alkanivorans contains the following:
- the mtnA gene encoding S-methyl-5-thioribose-1-phosphate isomerase, with the translated sequence MLIDGARRQSIWPDPEGEGVFILDQTLLPHAVATVLLRDLADAARAIKDMQVRGAPLIGVTAAFGLALALRADSSDAGMAKAAEVLRATRPTAVNLAWALARMTEFLQQMPDELRRDAAFAFARHLAEKDIACNEAIGDHGLALIRAAAEKRNGAPVRILTHCNAGWLATVDWGTATAPIYKAQAAGVPLHVFVDETRPRNQGASLTAFELGQQRVPHTLIVDNAGGHLMQRGEIDLAIVGADRIAANGDVCNKIGTYLKALAARDCGLPFYVAAPVSTLDPALAEGGLIPIEERAQEEVTIMPGLAANGEVVAVRIAPKDTPARNPGFDVTPARLVSGIITEKGVFEASKEALAGLA